In a single window of the Drosophila albomicans strain 15112-1751.03 chromosome 3, ASM965048v2, whole genome shotgun sequence genome:
- the LOC117570654 gene encoding hybrid signal transduction histidine kinase A isoform X1, with product MSSDANSCASFFAQEHANATLTQYFQQLNSQVAAAAAVANNNNNNSNQNSGNSSSRNSSSGNGNNSRSSSGGNSDSGNDGSMSGSTTTTLDNHRSSVSSNDSGKSSNNGSSAAAAAAAANAWNLQQQQTAALHHHQHQQQQQQQQHAQQQQQLQQQHAQQQHAAAVAAAQQQLQQHHSHHAQQQQQQQQQQQHAQQQHHTHGHNPHLHPHHPHQQQQQQQQQQQQQHQQQQQHLHQQQQPQQQQQQQHHAAQLAHTLSSAAVVAAAAANNNTNTHSIFGTGNFHYKTNNSWTLPTLSYQRIYQDNPSYHQRNSFMDSTQGSAAAANAAAATAAAAAAAAAAATTNSNNNSVVAAGNNANNNNNNNAVSNANNNSSNNNNNSSSNNNNNNSGNNNNNSNVSSVQHVANAVAAAVIASEHHNHLNNLKARFQPSSSGRKSPFLGFICKANGKSTSNSKEIICPDDKYKEEGDIWNVEAQTAFLGPNLWDKTLPYDADLKVTQYADLDEFLSENNIPDGLPGTHLGHSGGLGHRSDSLSHAAGLSLGLGHITTKRERSPSPSDCISPDTLNPPSPAESIFDIPAFSFASSGRDFDPRTRAFSDEELKPQPMIKKSRKQFVPDELKDDKYWARRRKNNIAAKRSRDARRQKENQIAMRARYLEKENATLHQEVEQLKQENMDLRARLSKFQDV from the exons ATGTCTTCCGATGCGAATTCATGCGCCAGTTTCTTTGCCCAGGAGCATGCGAATGCAACGCTGACACAATACTTTCAGCAACTCAACTCGcaggtggcagcagcagcagctgttgccaacaacaacaataacaacagcaaccaaaacagtggcaacagcagctcgaGGAACAGCTCGagtggcaacggcaacaacagcaggagcagcagcggtggcaacagcgacagcggcaacgACGGCAGCATGTCGGgctcaacaacaaccacgCTGGACAACCATCgcagcagcgtcagcagcaATGACTCtggcaagagcagcaacaatggatcttcagctgctgctgctgcagcggcagccaaTGCATGgaacttgcaacagcagcagacagcagcgctgcatcatcatcagcatcagcaacaacagcagcagcaacagcatgcgcaacagcaacagcaattgcaacagcagcatgcacagcagcaacatgcagcggctgttgctgccgcacagcagcaattgcagcaacatCACTCACATCAcgcgcagcaacaacaacaacagcagcagcagcagcaacatgctcagcaacaacatcatacACATGGCCACAATCCGCATTTGCATCCACATCATCcccaccagcaacagcaacagcaacaacaacagcagcagcagcaacatcaacaacaacagcaacatttgcatcagcaacagcaaccacaacagcaacagcagcaacaacatcacgCCGCTCAATTGGCTCACACATTGTCATCGGCTGccgtggttgctgctgctgctgccaacaacaacaccaacactcATTCGATCTTTGGCACTGGGAATTTCCACTACAAGACGAACAATTCCTGGACGTTGCCGACGTTGAGCTACCAGCGCATTTATCAGGACAATCCCAGCTACCATCAGCGCAACAGTTTCATGGACTCGACTCAAGGCAGCGCGGCAGCAGCCAATGCGGCGGCAGCcactgcggctgctgctgctgcagctgcggcgGCAGCCAcaacgaacagcaacaacaattcggTTGTTGCTGCGGGCAACaatgcaaataacaacaacaacaacaatgctgtctcaaatgccaacaacaactcaagcaacaataacaacaacagcagcagcaacaacaacaacaacaactcgggcaacaacaacaacaacagcaacgtctCCTCAGTGCAACATGTGGCAAatgctgtggcagctgcagtaATTGCAAGCGAGCATCACAATCATTTGAACAACCTGAAAGCGCGCTTTCAGCCATCGAGTTCAG GCAGGAAATCTCCATTTTTGGGTTTTATTTGCAAAGCAAACG gCAAATCCACATCGAATAGCAAAGAAATCATCTGCCCGGATGACAAATACAAGGAGGAGGGCGACATTTGGAATGTTGAGGCGCAAACGGCATTTCTCGGCCCCAATTTGTGGGACAAAACCTTGCCCTACGATGCTGACCTCAAGGTAACACAA TATGCCGATCTAGACGAGTTCTTGTCGGAGAATAACATACCAGATGGATTGCCGGGCACACATTTGGGACACTCGGGAGGTCTGGGGCATCGCTCCGATTCGCTGAGTCATGCAGCGGGTCTGTCGCTGGGTCTTGGGCATATAACCACGAAACGCGAGcgatcgccatcgccatcggaTTGCATTAGTCCTGACACGCTAAATCCGCCATCCCCGGCCGAATCAA TATTTGATATTCCAGCATTTTCATTCGCATCGTCGGGGCGTGACTTTGATCCGCGCACCAGAGCATTCTCCGATGAAGAGCTCAAACCGCAGCCGATGATTAAAAAGTCACGCAAACAATTTGTTCCAGATGAGCTCAAGGACGACAAGTATTGGGCGCGTCGACGAAAGAATAACATTGCTGCCAAAAGGTCACGGGATGCGCGTCGGCAAAAGGAGAATCAGATTGCGATGCGTGCACGCTACTTGGAAAAGGAA AACGCAACACTACATCAGGAGGTTGAGCAGCTAAAACAGGAGAACATGGACTTGCGTGCACGTCTATCGAAATTCCAGGATGTGTAA
- the LOC117570654 gene encoding uncharacterized protein DDB_G0283357 isoform X2, whose translation MSSDANSCASFFAQEHANATLTQYFQQLNSQVAAAAAVANNNNNNSNQNSGNSSSRNSSSGNGNNSRSSSGGNSDSGNDGSMSGSTTTTLDNHRSSVSSNDSGKSSNNGSSAAAAAAAANAWNLQQQQTAALHHHQHQQQQQQQQHAQQQQQLQQQHAQQQHAAAVAAAQQQLQQHHSHHAQQQQQQQQQQQHAQQQHHTHGHNPHLHPHHPHQQQQQQQQQQQQQHQQQQQHLHQQQQPQQQQQQQHHAAQLAHTLSSAAVVAAAAANNNTNTHSIFGTGNFHYKTNNSWTLPTLSYQRIYQDNPSYHQRNSFMDSTQGSAAAANAAAATAAAAAAAAAAATTNSNNNSVVAAGNNANNNNNNNAVSNANNNSSNNNNNSSSNNNNNNSGNNNNNSNVSSVQHVANAVAAAVIASEHHNHLNNLKARFQPSSSGRKSPFLGFICKANGKSTSNSKEIICPDDKYKEEGDIWNVEAQTAFLGPNLWDKTLPYDADLKYADLDEFLSENNIPDGLPGTHLGHSGGLGHRSDSLSHAAGLSLGLGHITTKRERSPSPSDCISPDTLNPPSPAESIFDIPAFSFASSGRDFDPRTRAFSDEELKPQPMIKKSRKQFVPDELKDDKYWARRRKNNIAAKRSRDARRQKENQIAMRARYLEKENATLHQEVEQLKQENMDLRARLSKFQDV comes from the exons ATGTCTTCCGATGCGAATTCATGCGCCAGTTTCTTTGCCCAGGAGCATGCGAATGCAACGCTGACACAATACTTTCAGCAACTCAACTCGcaggtggcagcagcagcagctgttgccaacaacaacaataacaacagcaaccaaaacagtggcaacagcagctcgaGGAACAGCTCGagtggcaacggcaacaacagcaggagcagcagcggtggcaacagcgacagcggcaacgACGGCAGCATGTCGGgctcaacaacaaccacgCTGGACAACCATCgcagcagcgtcagcagcaATGACTCtggcaagagcagcaacaatggatcttcagctgctgctgctgcagcggcagccaaTGCATGgaacttgcaacagcagcagacagcagcgctgcatcatcatcagcatcagcaacaacagcagcagcaacagcatgcgcaacagcaacagcaattgcaacagcagcatgcacagcagcaacatgcagcggctgttgctgccgcacagcagcaattgcagcaacatCACTCACATCAcgcgcagcaacaacaacaacagcagcagcagcagcaacatgctcagcaacaacatcatacACATGGCCACAATCCGCATTTGCATCCACATCATCcccaccagcaacagcaacagcaacaacaacagcagcagcagcaacatcaacaacaacagcaacatttgcatcagcaacagcaaccacaacagcaacagcagcaacaacatcacgCCGCTCAATTGGCTCACACATTGTCATCGGCTGccgtggttgctgctgctgctgccaacaacaacaccaacactcATTCGATCTTTGGCACTGGGAATTTCCACTACAAGACGAACAATTCCTGGACGTTGCCGACGTTGAGCTACCAGCGCATTTATCAGGACAATCCCAGCTACCATCAGCGCAACAGTTTCATGGACTCGACTCAAGGCAGCGCGGCAGCAGCCAATGCGGCGGCAGCcactgcggctgctgctgctgcagctgcggcgGCAGCCAcaacgaacagcaacaacaattcggTTGTTGCTGCGGGCAACaatgcaaataacaacaacaacaacaatgctgtctcaaatgccaacaacaactcaagcaacaataacaacaacagcagcagcaacaacaacaacaacaactcgggcaacaacaacaacaacagcaacgtctCCTCAGTGCAACATGTGGCAAatgctgtggcagctgcagtaATTGCAAGCGAGCATCACAATCATTTGAACAACCTGAAAGCGCGCTTTCAGCCATCGAGTTCAG GCAGGAAATCTCCATTTTTGGGTTTTATTTGCAAAGCAAACG gCAAATCCACATCGAATAGCAAAGAAATCATCTGCCCGGATGACAAATACAAGGAGGAGGGCGACATTTGGAATGTTGAGGCGCAAACGGCATTTCTCGGCCCCAATTTGTGGGACAAAACCTTGCCCTACGATGCTGACCTCAAG TATGCCGATCTAGACGAGTTCTTGTCGGAGAATAACATACCAGATGGATTGCCGGGCACACATTTGGGACACTCGGGAGGTCTGGGGCATCGCTCCGATTCGCTGAGTCATGCAGCGGGTCTGTCGCTGGGTCTTGGGCATATAACCACGAAACGCGAGcgatcgccatcgccatcggaTTGCATTAGTCCTGACACGCTAAATCCGCCATCCCCGGCCGAATCAA TATTTGATATTCCAGCATTTTCATTCGCATCGTCGGGGCGTGACTTTGATCCGCGCACCAGAGCATTCTCCGATGAAGAGCTCAAACCGCAGCCGATGATTAAAAAGTCACGCAAACAATTTGTTCCAGATGAGCTCAAGGACGACAAGTATTGGGCGCGTCGACGAAAGAATAACATTGCTGCCAAAAGGTCACGGGATGCGCGTCGGCAAAAGGAGAATCAGATTGCGATGCGTGCACGCTACTTGGAAAAGGAA AACGCAACACTACATCAGGAGGTTGAGCAGCTAAAACAGGAGAACATGGACTTGCGTGCACGTCTATCGAAATTCCAGGATGTGTAA
- the LOC117570654 gene encoding putative uncharacterized protein DDB_G0279653 isoform X7, with protein sequence MSSDANSCASFFAQEHANATLTQYFQQLNSQVAAAAAVANNNNNNSNQNSGNSSSRNSSSGNGNNSRSSSGGNSDSGNDGSMSGSTTTTLDNHRSSVSSNDSGKSSNNGSSAAAAAAAANAWNLQQQQTAALHHHQHQQQQQQQQHAQQQQQLQQQHAQQQHAAAVAAAQQQLQQHHSHHAQQQQQQQQQQQHAQQQHHTHGHNPHLHPHHPHQQQQQQQQQQQQQHQQQQQHLHQQQQPQQQQQQQHHAAQLAHTLSSAAVVAAAAANNNTNTHSIFGTGNFHYKTNNSWTLPTLSYQRIYQDNPSYHQRNSFMDSTQGSAAAANAAAATAAAAAAAAAAATTNSNNNSVVAAGNNANNNNNNNAVSNANNNSSNNNNNSSSNNNNNNSGNNNNNSNVSSVQHVANAVAAAVIASEHHNHLNNLKARFQPSSSGRKSPFLGFICKANGKSTSNSKEIICPDDKYKEEGDIWNVEAQTAFLGPNLWDKTLPYDADLKVTQYADLDEFLSENNIPDGLPGTHLGHSGGLGHRSDSLSHAAGLSLGLGHITTKRERSPSPSDCISPDTLNPPSPAESNELKDDKYWARRRKNNIAAKRSRDARRQKENQIAMRARYLEKENATLHQEVEQLKQENMDLRARLSKFQDV encoded by the exons ATGTCTTCCGATGCGAATTCATGCGCCAGTTTCTTTGCCCAGGAGCATGCGAATGCAACGCTGACACAATACTTTCAGCAACTCAACTCGcaggtggcagcagcagcagctgttgccaacaacaacaataacaacagcaaccaaaacagtggcaacagcagctcgaGGAACAGCTCGagtggcaacggcaacaacagcaggagcagcagcggtggcaacagcgacagcggcaacgACGGCAGCATGTCGGgctcaacaacaaccacgCTGGACAACCATCgcagcagcgtcagcagcaATGACTCtggcaagagcagcaacaatggatcttcagctgctgctgctgcagcggcagccaaTGCATGgaacttgcaacagcagcagacagcagcgctgcatcatcatcagcatcagcaacaacagcagcagcaacagcatgcgcaacagcaacagcaattgcaacagcagcatgcacagcagcaacatgcagcggctgttgctgccgcacagcagcaattgcagcaacatCACTCACATCAcgcgcagcaacaacaacaacagcagcagcagcagcaacatgctcagcaacaacatcatacACATGGCCACAATCCGCATTTGCATCCACATCATCcccaccagcaacagcaacagcaacaacaacagcagcagcagcaacatcaacaacaacagcaacatttgcatcagcaacagcaaccacaacagcaacagcagcaacaacatcacgCCGCTCAATTGGCTCACACATTGTCATCGGCTGccgtggttgctgctgctgctgccaacaacaacaccaacactcATTCGATCTTTGGCACTGGGAATTTCCACTACAAGACGAACAATTCCTGGACGTTGCCGACGTTGAGCTACCAGCGCATTTATCAGGACAATCCCAGCTACCATCAGCGCAACAGTTTCATGGACTCGACTCAAGGCAGCGCGGCAGCAGCCAATGCGGCGGCAGCcactgcggctgctgctgctgcagctgcggcgGCAGCCAcaacgaacagcaacaacaattcggTTGTTGCTGCGGGCAACaatgcaaataacaacaacaacaacaatgctgtctcaaatgccaacaacaactcaagcaacaataacaacaacagcagcagcaacaacaacaacaacaactcgggcaacaacaacaacaacagcaacgtctCCTCAGTGCAACATGTGGCAAatgctgtggcagctgcagtaATTGCAAGCGAGCATCACAATCATTTGAACAACCTGAAAGCGCGCTTTCAGCCATCGAGTTCAG GCAGGAAATCTCCATTTTTGGGTTTTATTTGCAAAGCAAACG gCAAATCCACATCGAATAGCAAAGAAATCATCTGCCCGGATGACAAATACAAGGAGGAGGGCGACATTTGGAATGTTGAGGCGCAAACGGCATTTCTCGGCCCCAATTTGTGGGACAAAACCTTGCCCTACGATGCTGACCTCAAGGTAACACAA TATGCCGATCTAGACGAGTTCTTGTCGGAGAATAACATACCAGATGGATTGCCGGGCACACATTTGGGACACTCGGGAGGTCTGGGGCATCGCTCCGATTCGCTGAGTCATGCAGCGGGTCTGTCGCTGGGTCTTGGGCATATAACCACGAAACGCGAGcgatcgccatcgccatcggaTTGCATTAGTCCTGACACGCTAAATCCGCCATCCCCGGCCGAATCAA ATGAGCTCAAGGACGACAAGTATTGGGCGCGTCGACGAAAGAATAACATTGCTGCCAAAAGGTCACGGGATGCGCGTCGGCAAAAGGAGAATCAGATTGCGATGCGTGCACGCTACTTGGAAAAGGAA AACGCAACACTACATCAGGAGGTTGAGCAGCTAAAACAGGAGAACATGGACTTGCGTGCACGTCTATCGAAATTCCAGGATGTGTAA
- the LOC117570654 gene encoding putative uncharacterized protein DDB_G0279653 isoform X6 gives MSSDANSCASFFAQEHANATLTQYFQQLNSQVAAAAAVANNNNNNSNQNSGNSSSRNSSSGNGNNSRSSSGGNSDSGNDGSMSGSTTTTLDNHRSSVSSNDSGKSSNNGSSAAAAAAAANAWNLQQQQTAALHHHQHQQQQQQQQHAQQQQQLQQQHAQQQHAAAVAAAQQQLQQHHSHHAQQQQQQQQQQQHAQQQHHTHGHNPHLHPHHPHQQQQQQQQQQQQQHQQQQQHLHQQQQPQQQQQQQHHAAQLAHTLSSAAVVAAAAANNNTNTHSIFGTGNFHYKTNNSWTLPTLSYQRIYQDNPSYHQRNSFMDSTQGSAAAANAAAATAAAAAAAAAAATTNSNNNSVVAAGNNANNNNNNNAVSNANNNSSNNNNNSSSNNNNNNSGNNNNNSNVSSVQHVANAVAAAVIASEHHNHLNNLKARFQPSSSGKSTSNSKEIICPDDKYKEEGDIWNVEAQTAFLGPNLWDKTLPYDADLKVTQYADLDEFLSENNIPDGLPGTHLGHSGGLGHRSDSLSHAAGLSLGLGHITTKRERSPSPSDCISPDTLNPPSPAESTFSFASSGRDFDPRTRAFSDEELKPQPMIKKSRKQFVPDELKDDKYWARRRKNNIAAKRSRDARRQKENQIAMRARYLEKENATLHQEVEQLKQENMDLRARLSKFQDV, from the exons ATGTCTTCCGATGCGAATTCATGCGCCAGTTTCTTTGCCCAGGAGCATGCGAATGCAACGCTGACACAATACTTTCAGCAACTCAACTCGcaggtggcagcagcagcagctgttgccaacaacaacaataacaacagcaaccaaaacagtggcaacagcagctcgaGGAACAGCTCGagtggcaacggcaacaacagcaggagcagcagcggtggcaacagcgacagcggcaacgACGGCAGCATGTCGGgctcaacaacaaccacgCTGGACAACCATCgcagcagcgtcagcagcaATGACTCtggcaagagcagcaacaatggatcttcagctgctgctgctgcagcggcagccaaTGCATGgaacttgcaacagcagcagacagcagcgctgcatcatcatcagcatcagcaacaacagcagcagcaacagcatgcgcaacagcaacagcaattgcaacagcagcatgcacagcagcaacatgcagcggctgttgctgccgcacagcagcaattgcagcaacatCACTCACATCAcgcgcagcaacaacaacaacagcagcagcagcagcaacatgctcagcaacaacatcatacACATGGCCACAATCCGCATTTGCATCCACATCATCcccaccagcaacagcaacagcaacaacaacagcagcagcagcaacatcaacaacaacagcaacatttgcatcagcaacagcaaccacaacagcaacagcagcaacaacatcacgCCGCTCAATTGGCTCACACATTGTCATCGGCTGccgtggttgctgctgctgctgccaacaacaacaccaacactcATTCGATCTTTGGCACTGGGAATTTCCACTACAAGACGAACAATTCCTGGACGTTGCCGACGTTGAGCTACCAGCGCATTTATCAGGACAATCCCAGCTACCATCAGCGCAACAGTTTCATGGACTCGACTCAAGGCAGCGCGGCAGCAGCCAATGCGGCGGCAGCcactgcggctgctgctgctgcagctgcggcgGCAGCCAcaacgaacagcaacaacaattcggTTGTTGCTGCGGGCAACaatgcaaataacaacaacaacaacaatgctgtctcaaatgccaacaacaactcaagcaacaataacaacaacagcagcagcaacaacaacaacaacaactcgggcaacaacaacaacaacagcaacgtctCCTCAGTGCAACATGTGGCAAatgctgtggcagctgcagtaATTGCAAGCGAGCATCACAATCATTTGAACAACCTGAAAGCGCGCTTTCAGCCATCGAGTTCAG gCAAATCCACATCGAATAGCAAAGAAATCATCTGCCCGGATGACAAATACAAGGAGGAGGGCGACATTTGGAATGTTGAGGCGCAAACGGCATTTCTCGGCCCCAATTTGTGGGACAAAACCTTGCCCTACGATGCTGACCTCAAGGTAACACAA TATGCCGATCTAGACGAGTTCTTGTCGGAGAATAACATACCAGATGGATTGCCGGGCACACATTTGGGACACTCGGGAGGTCTGGGGCATCGCTCCGATTCGCTGAGTCATGCAGCGGGTCTGTCGCTGGGTCTTGGGCATATAACCACGAAACGCGAGcgatcgccatcgccatcggaTTGCATTAGTCCTGACACGCTAAATCCGCCATCCCCGGCCGAATCAA CATTTTCATTCGCATCGTCGGGGCGTGACTTTGATCCGCGCACCAGAGCATTCTCCGATGAAGAGCTCAAACCGCAGCCGATGATTAAAAAGTCACGCAAACAATTTGTTCCAGATGAGCTCAAGGACGACAAGTATTGGGCGCGTCGACGAAAGAATAACATTGCTGCCAAAAGGTCACGGGATGCGCGTCGGCAAAAGGAGAATCAGATTGCGATGCGTGCACGCTACTTGGAAAAGGAA AACGCAACACTACATCAGGAGGTTGAGCAGCTAAAACAGGAGAACATGGACTTGCGTGCACGTCTATCGAAATTCCAGGATGTGTAA
- the LOC117570654 gene encoding putative uncharacterized protein DDB_G0279653 isoform X5, producing MSSDANSCASFFAQEHANATLTQYFQQLNSQVAAAAAVANNNNNNSNQNSGNSSSRNSSSGNGNNSRSSSGGNSDSGNDGSMSGSTTTTLDNHRSSVSSNDSGKSSNNGSSAAAAAAAANAWNLQQQQTAALHHHQHQQQQQQQQHAQQQQQLQQQHAQQQHAAAVAAAQQQLQQHHSHHAQQQQQQQQQQQHAQQQHHTHGHNPHLHPHHPHQQQQQQQQQQQQQHQQQQQHLHQQQQPQQQQQQQHHAAQLAHTLSSAAVVAAAAANNNTNTHSIFGTGNFHYKTNNSWTLPTLSYQRIYQDNPSYHQRNSFMDSTQGSAAAANAAAATAAAAAAAAAAATTNSNNNSVVAAGNNANNNNNNNAVSNANNNSSNNNNNSSSNNNNNNSGNNNNNSNVSSVQHVANAVAAAVIASEHHNHLNNLKARFQPSSSGKSTSNSKEIICPDDKYKEEGDIWNVEAQTAFLGPNLWDKTLPYDADLKVTQYADLDEFLSENNIPDGLPGTHLGHSGGLGHRSDSLSHAAGLSLGLGHITTKRERSPSPSDCISPDTLNPPSPAESIFDIPAFSFASSGRDFDPRTRAFSDEELKPQPMIKKSRKQFVPDELKDDKYWARRRKNNIAAKRSRDARRQKENQIAMRARYLEKENATLHQEVEQLKQENMDLRARLSKFQDV from the exons ATGTCTTCCGATGCGAATTCATGCGCCAGTTTCTTTGCCCAGGAGCATGCGAATGCAACGCTGACACAATACTTTCAGCAACTCAACTCGcaggtggcagcagcagcagctgttgccaacaacaacaataacaacagcaaccaaaacagtggcaacagcagctcgaGGAACAGCTCGagtggcaacggcaacaacagcaggagcagcagcggtggcaacagcgacagcggcaacgACGGCAGCATGTCGGgctcaacaacaaccacgCTGGACAACCATCgcagcagcgtcagcagcaATGACTCtggcaagagcagcaacaatggatcttcagctgctgctgctgcagcggcagccaaTGCATGgaacttgcaacagcagcagacagcagcgctgcatcatcatcagcatcagcaacaacagcagcagcaacagcatgcgcaacagcaacagcaattgcaacagcagcatgcacagcagcaacatgcagcggctgttgctgccgcacagcagcaattgcagcaacatCACTCACATCAcgcgcagcaacaacaacaacagcagcagcagcagcaacatgctcagcaacaacatcatacACATGGCCACAATCCGCATTTGCATCCACATCATCcccaccagcaacagcaacagcaacaacaacagcagcagcagcaacatcaacaacaacagcaacatttgcatcagcaacagcaaccacaacagcaacagcagcaacaacatcacgCCGCTCAATTGGCTCACACATTGTCATCGGCTGccgtggttgctgctgctgctgccaacaacaacaccaacactcATTCGATCTTTGGCACTGGGAATTTCCACTACAAGACGAACAATTCCTGGACGTTGCCGACGTTGAGCTACCAGCGCATTTATCAGGACAATCCCAGCTACCATCAGCGCAACAGTTTCATGGACTCGACTCAAGGCAGCGCGGCAGCAGCCAATGCGGCGGCAGCcactgcggctgctgctgctgcagctgcggcgGCAGCCAcaacgaacagcaacaacaattcggTTGTTGCTGCGGGCAACaatgcaaataacaacaacaacaacaatgctgtctcaaatgccaacaacaactcaagcaacaataacaacaacagcagcagcaacaacaacaacaacaactcgggcaacaacaacaacaacagcaacgtctCCTCAGTGCAACATGTGGCAAatgctgtggcagctgcagtaATTGCAAGCGAGCATCACAATCATTTGAACAACCTGAAAGCGCGCTTTCAGCCATCGAGTTCAG gCAAATCCACATCGAATAGCAAAGAAATCATCTGCCCGGATGACAAATACAAGGAGGAGGGCGACATTTGGAATGTTGAGGCGCAAACGGCATTTCTCGGCCCCAATTTGTGGGACAAAACCTTGCCCTACGATGCTGACCTCAAGGTAACACAA TATGCCGATCTAGACGAGTTCTTGTCGGAGAATAACATACCAGATGGATTGCCGGGCACACATTTGGGACACTCGGGAGGTCTGGGGCATCGCTCCGATTCGCTGAGTCATGCAGCGGGTCTGTCGCTGGGTCTTGGGCATATAACCACGAAACGCGAGcgatcgccatcgccatcggaTTGCATTAGTCCTGACACGCTAAATCCGCCATCCCCGGCCGAATCAA TATTTGATATTCCAGCATTTTCATTCGCATCGTCGGGGCGTGACTTTGATCCGCGCACCAGAGCATTCTCCGATGAAGAGCTCAAACCGCAGCCGATGATTAAAAAGTCACGCAAACAATTTGTTCCAGATGAGCTCAAGGACGACAAGTATTGGGCGCGTCGACGAAAGAATAACATTGCTGCCAAAAGGTCACGGGATGCGCGTCGGCAAAAGGAGAATCAGATTGCGATGCGTGCACGCTACTTGGAAAAGGAA AACGCAACACTACATCAGGAGGTTGAGCAGCTAAAACAGGAGAACATGGACTTGCGTGCACGTCTATCGAAATTCCAGGATGTGTAA